A portion of the Plasmodium cynomolgi strain B DNA, scaffold: 0488, whole genome shotgun sequence genome contains these proteins:
- a CDS encoding hypothetical protein (putative), which yields AQLCGKYYFEEFNKIRTTFSHYKRYINEINSIEDTILRHVALYLVENFEGHKQHLTPDGTRYNNIDCEVLNRWLDQRKSFYTYGNNCKANERLWDEKIKPLWDKLNENNICARKEVFAKNAYIPKELLPLTCYKYIPENYECAPPLDIFT from the coding sequence GCACAATTATGTGGTAAATATTACTTTGAAGAATTTAATAAGATTCGAACGACATTCAGCCATTATAAGagatatataaatgaaattaataGCATTGAAGATACTATTCTAAGACATGTTGCCTTATATCTtgtagaaaattttgaaggacACAAACAGCACCTTACTCCAGATGGAACGagatataataatattgacTGCGAAGTGTTGAACAGATGGCTAGACCAAAGGAAAAGTTTCTACACATATGGAAATAATTGCAAAGCAAATGAACGTTTatgggatgaaaaaattaaaccaTTATGGGATAAgttgaatgaaaataatatttgtgCGAGAAAAGAAGTATTCGCTAAAAATGCTTATATTCCTAAAGAATTGCTTCCTCTTACGTGttacaaatatattcctGAAAATTATGAGTGTGCTC